AGAAATACAACATGCTGTTTTTAGTATGAAGTATTTAGATGATATTGATAGTGACGAAATCTGTAAGCAATTAAACATAACTGCGTCTAACTATTGGGTATTAATTCACAGGGCTAAAACGCAATTGCGTAGCTGTCTTGAAAAAAATTGGTTTACTAAGTAAAATGTGATGTATGATTAGTTGTAAAGAGGCTACAGATTTTATTTCAAAAAAAGAAGAAAAATTTTATCGCTTATTTAAAGAACGTTGCTTTTGATTGTGTTGTTTTTCAAAAGCGGGGTGCAAAAATAAGAGGAG
This window of the Thermococcus sp. M36 genome carries:
- a CDS encoding sigma factor-like helix-turn-helix DNA-binding protein produces the protein MQHAVFSMKYLDDIDSDEICKQLNITASNYWVLIHRAKTQLRSCLEKNWFTK